A genome region from Thermomonospora amylolytica includes the following:
- a CDS encoding DUF6510 family protein, translating into MNTETPAHLDGNAAAGALREVFAVDLTTAAGRCENCGRTVVLAEARLYTRAPGLVGRCPGCEAVLFRVVRGPDRTWLDLRGLTCIEVSLPDA; encoded by the coding sequence ATGAACACCGAGACGCCTGCCCACCTGGACGGGAACGCGGCCGCGGGAGCGCTGCGCGAAGTGTTCGCGGTCGACCTCACCACGGCCGCCGGACGGTGCGAGAACTGCGGCCGTACGGTGGTGCTCGCCGAGGCGCGGCTGTACACGCGGGCGCCCGGCCTGGTCGGCCGGTGTCCGGGGTGTGAGGCCGTCCTTTTCCGAGTCGTCCGCGGCCCCGATCGCACCTGGCTCGATCTGCGGGGCCTGACGTGCATCGAGGTGAGTCTCCCGGACGCGTGA
- the sepX gene encoding divisome protein SepX/GlpR — protein sequence MSSTLLYLAIVAVWAVVLVPMWLRRDASRVLAKHPDLTEELTLEEPGEAEDPVADEGDTVVEHRHPAPPSPRRRRRSTRAAVIARRRRRTFGLTLFLLASVTLVATRQAPWWTALPAAVLFLAHLALLRVAAGIDAARRQAQAQARAAAAARRAAEPPAPQAEVIELTPATDQDVFDQYAEDRRAVGD from the coding sequence TTGAGCAGCACCCTCCTCTACCTCGCCATCGTCGCGGTCTGGGCCGTCGTCCTCGTTCCCATGTGGCTCCGCCGCGACGCCTCCCGCGTCCTCGCCAAGCACCCCGACCTCACCGAGGAACTCACCCTGGAGGAGCCCGGCGAGGCCGAGGACCCCGTCGCCGACGAGGGCGACACCGTCGTCGAGCACCGTCACCCGGCGCCCCCGTCCCCGCGCCGGCGCCGCCGTTCCACCCGCGCCGCCGTCATCGCCCGGCGCCGCCGCCGCACCTTCGGCCTCACCCTCTTCCTGCTGGCCTCCGTCACCCTCGTCGCCACCCGCCAGGCCCCCTGGTGGACCGCTCTCCCCGCGGCCGTCCTCTTCCTCGCCCACCTGGCCCTCCTCCGCGTGGCCGCCGGCATCGACGCCGCCCGTCGCCAGGCCCAGGCCCAGGCCCGCGCCGCGGCCGCCGCCCGCCGCGCCGCCGAGCCCCCCGCCCCCCAGGCCGAGGTCATCGAACTCACCCCGGCCACCGACCAGGACGTCTTCGACCAGTACGCCGAAGACCGCCGCGCCGTGGGTGACTGA
- the moaC gene encoding cyclic pyranopterin monophosphate synthase MoaC has translation MTQFSHLDESGHARMVDVSAKDVSVRTATATGFVRLSAECVAALRSGDVPKGDALAVARIAGIQAAKRTPDLVPLCHPIAIHGVRVDLEVRDDGVAITALVRTADRTGVEMEALTCVAVAGLALIDMVKALDPAAVVTDVRVEEKTGGKTGVWRRPA, from the coding sequence ATGACACAGTTCTCCCACCTGGACGAGTCGGGCCACGCCCGCATGGTCGACGTGTCGGCCAAGGACGTGTCGGTGCGCACCGCCACCGCCACCGGGTTCGTCCGGCTGTCGGCCGAGTGCGTGGCCGCGCTGCGTTCCGGGGACGTGCCCAAGGGCGACGCGCTGGCGGTGGCGCGGATCGCCGGGATCCAGGCCGCCAAGCGCACCCCCGACCTGGTGCCGCTGTGCCACCCGATCGCGATCCACGGCGTCCGGGTCGACCTGGAGGTACGGGACGACGGCGTGGCGATCACGGCGCTGGTGCGCACCGCCGACCGCACCGGCGTCGAGATGGAGGCGCTGACCTGCGTCGCCGTCGCCGGGCTCGCGCTGATCGACATGGTCAAGGCGCTCGACCCGGCCGCCGTCGTCACCGACGTGCGGGTCGAGGAGAAGACCGGCGGCAAGACCGGCGTCTGGCGCAGGCCCGCATGA
- a CDS encoding GNAT family N-acetyltransferase, with translation MERLRGWPVTLTEGPVGLRPLRMRDAAAWRDTRVRNADWLRPWEPTNPETPLFRTGLGPYISMVHLMRREARQGLALPWVVTYEGRFVGQLTIGAIVWGSARSAQIGYWVDRAVAGRGVIPTAVAMAVDHCFFTVGLHRVEANIRPENTASRRVVEKLGFREEGIRRRHLHIDGAWRDHICYALTVEDVPGGLRSRWRAGAKQAFPRPSSGA, from the coding sequence GTGGAGCGCTTGCGGGGTTGGCCGGTCACCTTGACGGAGGGCCCGGTCGGGCTGCGTCCATTGCGGATGCGGGACGCCGCGGCCTGGCGGGACACCCGCGTGCGCAATGCGGACTGGCTGCGGCCGTGGGAACCGACCAACCCGGAGACGCCCCTGTTCCGCACCGGGCTCGGGCCGTACATCAGCATGGTGCACCTGATGCGCCGGGAGGCCCGGCAGGGGCTGGCGCTGCCGTGGGTGGTCACCTACGAGGGCCGGTTCGTCGGCCAGCTCACCATCGGCGCCATCGTCTGGGGATCGGCCAGATCGGCGCAGATCGGCTACTGGGTGGACCGCGCCGTCGCAGGCCGCGGCGTCATCCCCACCGCCGTCGCGATGGCCGTGGACCACTGTTTCTTCACCGTGGGCCTGCACCGGGTGGAGGCCAATATCCGTCCCGAGAACACCGCCAGCCGCCGCGTGGTGGAAAAGCTCGGCTTCCGGGAAGAGGGAATTCGCCGCCGCCATCTGCACATCGACGGCGCCTGGCGTGACCACATCTGTTACGCGCTGACCGTGGAAGACGTGCCGGGCGGGCTGCGTTCCCGCTGGCGCGCGGGCGCCAAGCAGGCATTTCCGCGCCCCTCTTCCGGCGCGTAG
- a CDS encoding 2-hydroxyacid dehydrogenase, which produces MNDGRPWRLAALPPLGEEIIRGMFAPLGDAVEVIVPKSRDEAGLHAALADAELVVGDFTGALAMDAAAVRAAPRLAFVQMPQVGVDSCDLDALTAAGVPVANTAGANARSVAEWAVGAAFALCRHLAWGDRRMREGAWSQSELLARGTREIRSLRVGVLGYGAIGAEAAGLFAALGCPVSYWSRRRRPEAVAEYRELDDLLATSDVLVLALPLTPETAGLLGPRRLAMLPQGALLINVARGGIAPDDAVLAALESGRLGGAALDVFESEPPPADHPLRRNENVLLSPHAAGATREAQFGIVRVVQDNITAVVEGRPVRNVVNRVDARIRRR; this is translated from the coding sequence ATGAACGACGGGCGTCCGTGGCGGTTGGCGGCGCTGCCGCCGCTCGGGGAGGAGATCATCCGGGGGATGTTCGCGCCCCTGGGCGACGCCGTGGAGGTGATCGTCCCCAAGAGCCGGGACGAGGCGGGGCTGCACGCGGCGCTGGCCGACGCGGAGCTGGTGGTGGGCGACTTCACCGGGGCGCTGGCCATGGACGCGGCGGCGGTGCGGGCGGCGCCCCGGCTGGCGTTCGTGCAGATGCCGCAGGTCGGGGTGGACAGCTGTGACCTGGACGCGCTGACGGCGGCGGGGGTGCCGGTGGCCAACACGGCGGGGGCCAACGCGCGTTCGGTGGCCGAGTGGGCGGTGGGCGCGGCGTTCGCGCTGTGCCGGCACCTGGCGTGGGGCGACCGGCGGATGCGGGAGGGCGCCTGGTCGCAGTCGGAGCTGCTGGCCCGCGGCACCCGGGAGATCCGTTCGCTGCGGGTCGGGGTGCTGGGGTACGGGGCGATCGGGGCGGAGGCGGCCGGGCTGTTCGCGGCGCTGGGCTGCCCGGTGTCGTACTGGAGCAGGCGCCGGCGGCCCGAGGCCGTGGCGGAGTACCGGGAGCTGGACGACCTGCTGGCGACCTCGGACGTCCTGGTCCTGGCGCTGCCGCTGACGCCGGAGACGGCCGGGCTGCTCGGGCCGCGGCGGCTGGCCATGCTGCCGCAGGGCGCGCTGCTGATCAATGTGGCGCGGGGCGGGATCGCCCCGGACGACGCGGTGCTGGCGGCGCTGGAGTCGGGGCGGCTGGGCGGCGCGGCGCTGGACGTGTTCGAGAGCGAGCCGCCGCCGGCCGACCACCCGCTGCGCCGGAACGAGAACGTCCTGCTGTCCCCGCACGCCGCCGGCGCGACCCGGGAGGCCCAGTTCGGCATCGTCCGGGTGGTGCAGGACAACATCACCGCGGTGGTGGAGGGACGGCCGGTGCGGAACGTGGTCAACAGGGTGGACGCCCGGATCCGCCGACGCTGA
- the galU gene encoding UTP--glucose-1-phosphate uridylyltransferase GalU, protein MTEMKPVSKAVVPAAGLGTRFLPATKATPKEMLPIVDKPAIQYVVEEAVAAGLTDVLMITGRSKRSIEDHFDRVYELEEALDAKGDTERLAAVRESSELANIHYVRQGDPKGLGHAVSCARAHVGNEPFAVLLGDDMIDERDPLLTRMIEVRRRHGGSVVALMEVEPDQVSAYGCAAIEATEEDDVVRITDLVEKPAPEDAPSRWIIIGRYICDPAVFAVLEETPPGRGGEIQLTDALRTLAGMPAEQGGGVHGVLFRGRRYDTGNKLEYLRTLVQFASERPDLAPEFMPWLREFVNKHGA, encoded by the coding sequence ATGACTGAGATGAAACCTGTGTCGAAGGCGGTCGTGCCGGCGGCCGGTCTCGGTACCAGATTCTTGCCCGCCACCAAGGCCACCCCCAAGGAGATGCTGCCGATCGTCGACAAGCCGGCGATCCAGTACGTGGTCGAGGAGGCGGTCGCGGCCGGGCTCACCGACGTGTTGATGATCACAGGACGCAGCAAGCGCTCCATCGAGGATCACTTCGACCGGGTGTACGAGCTGGAGGAGGCGCTGGACGCCAAGGGCGACACCGAGCGCCTGGCGGCCGTCCGCGAGTCCAGCGAGCTGGCCAACATCCACTACGTGCGGCAGGGCGACCCCAAGGGGCTGGGCCACGCGGTCTCCTGCGCCCGCGCGCACGTGGGGAACGAGCCGTTCGCGGTGCTGCTCGGCGACGACATGATCGACGAGCGGGATCCGCTGCTCACCCGCATGATCGAGGTCCGGCGGCGGCACGGCGGCAGCGTCGTGGCGCTGATGGAGGTCGAGCCGGACCAGGTGTCGGCGTACGGCTGCGCGGCGATCGAGGCGACCGAGGAGGACGACGTCGTCCGCATCACCGACCTGGTGGAGAAGCCCGCCCCCGAGGACGCCCCGAGCCGGTGGATCATCATCGGCCGCTACATCTGCGACCCGGCCGTGTTCGCCGTGCTGGAGGAGACCCCGCCGGGCCGCGGCGGCGAGATCCAGCTCACCGACGCGCTGCGCACCCTGGCCGGGATGCCCGCCGAGCAGGGCGGCGGCGTGCACGGGGTGCTGTTCCGCGGGCGCCGCTACGACACCGGCAACAAGCTGGAGTACCTGCGCACCCTGGTGCAGTTCGCCTCCGAGCGCCCCGACCTGGCGCCGGAGTTCATGCCCTGGCTGCGCGAGTTCGTCAACAAGCACGGCGCGTGA
- a CDS encoding potassium/proton antiporter translates to MRLDIWLLVGAALVLAAILAVRVSHRLGLPSLLAYLGLGLLIGESGFGIQFDDAELAQTLGWAALVLILVEGGLTTSWRNVRPAVPVSLALATVGIAISIVVVAAAGHWLLDLDWRLAFLLGAVLAPTDAAAVFSVLRRLPIPHRMAGILEAESGFNDAPVVILVVLLSATGGHDMAPWTMVALVVYELAAGAAVGLAVAWLGILAVRRAALPASGLYPIAVLSLAVGSYGAATLIHASGFMACYLCALALGNARLPHRPATRGFAEGIAWLAQIGLFVMLGLLASPSELPGQIVPALIAGSVLVLVARPLSVWLSTMGFGLGRSEKAFLSWAGLRGAVPVVFATVPMSEGVPGADRLFALVFVIVVVFTLLQGPTLPPVARRLGVTVEGEAVDLDVEAAPLEELKADLLEVRIPENSGLAGVEIFELRLPAEASITLIVREGRSFVPGPTTTLRGGDTLLVVTTADVRETTERRLRAVSRRGKLAGWFGETGD, encoded by the coding sequence GTGCGGCTCGACATCTGGTTGCTCGTCGGGGCCGCACTGGTGCTCGCCGCGATCCTCGCGGTGCGGGTGTCCCACCGGCTGGGACTGCCCAGCCTGCTGGCCTACCTGGGGCTGGGGCTGCTCATCGGCGAGTCCGGGTTCGGCATCCAGTTCGACGACGCCGAGCTGGCGCAGACGCTGGGCTGGGCCGCGCTCGTCCTGATCCTGGTCGAGGGCGGCCTGACCACGAGCTGGCGCAACGTCAGACCGGCCGTGCCGGTGTCACTGGCGCTGGCCACGGTCGGGATCGCGATCAGCATCGTGGTCGTGGCGGCCGCCGGGCACTGGCTGCTGGATCTGGACTGGCGGCTGGCGTTCCTGCTCGGCGCGGTGCTGGCGCCCACCGACGCGGCGGCGGTGTTCTCGGTGCTGCGCCGGCTGCCGATCCCGCACCGGATGGCGGGGATCCTGGAGGCCGAGTCCGGGTTCAACGACGCCCCCGTCGTGATCCTCGTGGTGCTGCTCAGCGCGACCGGCGGGCACGACATGGCGCCGTGGACGATGGTCGCGCTGGTGGTGTACGAACTGGCCGCCGGGGCCGCGGTGGGGCTGGCGGTGGCGTGGCTGGGGATCCTCGCGGTGCGCCGGGCGGCGCTGCCGGCCTCCGGCCTCTACCCCATCGCGGTGCTGTCACTGGCGGTGGGCTCGTACGGGGCGGCCACCCTGATCCACGCCAGCGGCTTCATGGCGTGCTACCTGTGCGCGCTGGCGCTGGGGAACGCCCGGCTGCCGCACCGCCCCGCCACCCGGGGGTTCGCCGAGGGCATCGCGTGGCTGGCGCAGATCGGGCTGTTCGTGATGCTGGGGCTGCTGGCGTCCCCCTCCGAACTGCCCGGCCAGATCGTCCCGGCGCTGATCGCCGGGTCGGTCCTGGTCCTGGTCGCCCGGCCGCTGTCGGTGTGGCTGTCCACGATGGGCTTCGGGCTGGGGCGTTCGGAGAAGGCCTTCCTGTCCTGGGCGGGGCTGCGCGGGGCGGTGCCCGTGGTGTTCGCCACGGTGCCGATGTCGGAGGGCGTGCCGGGGGCGGACCGGCTCTTCGCCCTGGTCTTCGTGATCGTGGTGGTGTTCACCCTGCTCCAGGGGCCGACGCTGCCGCCGGTGGCCCGCCGGCTGGGCGTCACCGTGGAGGGCGAGGCCGTCGACCTCGACGTGGAGGCCGCCCCGCTGGAGGAGCTGAAGGCCGACCTGCTGGAGGTCCGCATCCCGGAGAACTCCGGTCTGGCCGGCGTGGAGATCTTCGAGCTGCGCCTGCCCGCCGAGGCCTCCATCACCCTGATCGTCCGCGAGGGCCGCAGCTTCGTCCCCGGGCCCACCACCACCCTGCGCG
- a CDS encoding 5-formyltetrahydrofolate cyclo-ligase: MQDADSKRTVRKRLLAARAGMDAGARSAAGRAIRNALLGLPELEMAASVAAYASFGSEPDTHGLIFALWKRGTYVLLPRLLPDGDLDWASYEGPDSLAPRGPVEGNGGSGALGMLEPTEPPRGPEAIRAADVILIPALAVDRTGMRLGRGGGSYDRALARVGPQILTIGLVYDGELVDSLPAEPHDQRLRAAVTPSRGLVRFS; this comes from the coding sequence GTGCAGGACGCCGACTCGAAACGCACCGTTCGCAAAAGGCTGCTGGCGGCCCGGGCCGGCATGGACGCGGGCGCGCGCTCGGCCGCCGGGCGCGCCATCCGGAACGCCCTGCTCGGCCTTCCCGAACTGGAGATGGCCGCCTCGGTGGCGGCCTACGCGTCGTTCGGGAGCGAGCCCGACACCCACGGCCTGATCTTCGCATTGTGGAAACGGGGGACGTACGTCCTGCTGCCCCGGCTGCTGCCGGACGGGGATCTGGACTGGGCATCGTACGAGGGTCCCGACTCGCTGGCCCCGCGCGGCCCGGTGGAGGGGAACGGCGGGTCGGGGGCGCTGGGGATGCTGGAGCCGACCGAGCCGCCCCGGGGACCGGAGGCGATCAGGGCCGCCGACGTGATCCTCATTCCGGCGCTGGCGGTGGACCGCACCGGGATGCGGCTGGGGCGGGGCGGCGGTTCGTACGACCGTGCGCTGGCGCGGGTAGGGCCGCAGATCCTGACGATCGGGCTGGTGTACGACGGCGAGCTGGTGGACTCCCTTCCGGCCGAGCCGCACGACCAGCGGCTGCGCGCCGCCGTCACCCCGTCCCGGGGTCTGGTCCGCTTCTCCTGA
- a CDS encoding MogA/MoaB family molybdenum cofactor biosynthesis protein: protein MIRTLVVTASNRAAAGIYPDRSGPVLAGLLADAGCEVDGPVVVPDGEPVAAALADAVARGYDVVVTTGGTGLTPTDLTPEMTRRVIEREVPGIAEAIRLQGRDKVPAAILSRGIAGIAGRTLIVNLPGSTGGVRDGMAVLGPVLGHAVEQIRGGDHPRPDGVPGAE, encoded by the coding sequence ATGATCCGGACGCTGGTGGTCACCGCCTCCAACCGGGCGGCTGCCGGGATCTACCCCGACCGTTCCGGGCCCGTCCTGGCCGGCCTGCTCGCCGACGCGGGCTGCGAGGTCGACGGGCCGGTGGTCGTCCCGGACGGCGAGCCGGTCGCCGCGGCGCTGGCCGACGCCGTCGCGCGCGGCTACGACGTCGTCGTCACCACTGGCGGCACCGGCCTGACCCCCACCGACCTGACCCCCGAGATGACCCGCCGCGTCATCGAACGGGAGGTCCCCGGGATCGCCGAGGCCATCCGGCTGCAGGGCCGCGACAAGGTGCCCGCCGCGATCCTGTCCCGCGGGATCGCCGGGATCGCCGGGCGCACCCTCATCGTCAACCTCCCCGGATCCACCGGGGGCGTCCGCGACGGAATGGCGGTGCTCGGGCCCGTGCTCGGGCATGCGGTCGAGCAGATCCGCGGCGGCGACCATCCCCGGCCGGACGGTGTTCCCGGCGCCGAGTGA
- the glp gene encoding molybdotransferase-like divisome protein Glp, with protein sequence MRTVDEHLAAILAAVRPLTPLDLALLEAEGTILAEPVAAPVPLPPFDNSAMDGYAVVAADVAGATEQTPVTLPVVGDVAAGDTGVSAIASGMCTRIMTGAPVPAGADAVVPVEWTDGGIVSVRIDRSVPPGHYIRRAGEDVAEGQVVLEPGVRLGAPQIGMLAAVGRARVRVRPRPRVVVLSTGDELREPGSPLAPGQIWDSNSFMITTAVHEAGGVGFRHSALVDAPEKVLAALREQLTRADAVITTGGVSMGARDVVKEALAGTLTFTKVAMRPGKPQGFGLLDGVPVFTLPGNPVSAYVSFQVFVRPALRAMQGLPPEPPAAGTAVLAEPVRSPRGLRHYLRGRLTGGGAVTPASAQGSHQMGALAAADALIVVPEEREHMAAGEEVEIWRLP encoded by the coding sequence GTGCGCACGGTCGACGAGCACCTGGCCGCCATCCTCGCCGCGGTCCGGCCGCTGACCCCGCTGGACCTGGCGCTGCTGGAGGCGGAGGGCACGATCCTGGCCGAGCCGGTGGCCGCGCCCGTCCCGCTCCCGCCGTTCGACAACTCCGCGATGGACGGGTACGCGGTCGTCGCGGCGGACGTGGCGGGCGCCACCGAGCAGACCCCGGTCACGTTGCCGGTGGTCGGTGACGTGGCGGCCGGCGACACCGGGGTCTCGGCGATCGCCTCGGGCATGTGCACCCGCATCATGACGGGCGCGCCCGTCCCGGCCGGGGCCGACGCGGTCGTCCCCGTCGAGTGGACCGACGGCGGGATCGTGTCGGTGCGGATCGACCGTTCGGTGCCGCCCGGCCACTACATCCGCCGCGCCGGCGAGGACGTGGCGGAGGGCCAGGTCGTGCTGGAGCCGGGCGTGCGGCTGGGCGCGCCCCAGATCGGCATGCTCGCGGCCGTCGGCCGTGCCCGGGTGCGGGTACGGCCCCGGCCGCGGGTCGTGGTGCTGTCCACCGGCGACGAACTGCGCGAACCCGGCTCGCCGCTGGCGCCCGGCCAGATCTGGGACTCCAACAGCTTCATGATCACCACGGCGGTGCACGAGGCCGGCGGGGTCGGGTTCCGGCATTCGGCCCTGGTGGACGCGCCGGAGAAGGTGCTGGCGGCGCTGCGCGAGCAGCTCACCCGGGCCGACGCGGTGATCACCACCGGCGGGGTGTCGATGGGCGCCCGGGACGTGGTCAAGGAGGCGCTGGCCGGGACGCTGACGTTCACCAAGGTCGCGATGCGGCCGGGCAAGCCGCAGGGGTTCGGCCTGCTGGACGGGGTGCCGGTCTTCACGCTGCCCGGCAACCCGGTCAGCGCGTACGTGTCGTTCCAGGTGTTCGTGCGGCCGGCGCTGCGGGCGATGCAGGGGCTGCCGCCCGAGCCGCCCGCGGCCGGGACCGCCGTCCTCGCCGAGCCGGTGAGATCACCGCGCGGCCTGCGGCACTACCTGCGCGGACGGCTGACCGGCGGCGGCGCGGTCACCCCGGCCTCGGCGCAGGGGTCGCACCAGATGGGCGCGCTGGCCGCCGCCGACGCGCTGATCGTGGTGCCCGAGGAGCGCGAGCACATGGCGGCCGGGGAAGAGGTCGAGATCTGGCGGCTGCCATGA
- a CDS encoding sulfite oxidase-like oxidoreductase, whose amino-acid sequence MGIVSPGFSGRRRAADLPPGQYLTEDFPVLSAGPTPQVRLEDWSLTVTTETGQEHRWTWEEFRALPTEQPTVDLHCVTRWSKLGTRWEGVSLDTLLADVETTADYALAHSYGGYTTNMPLEDLLDGRAWIAFRFDGEALTPEHGGPARLLVPHLYLWKSAKWVRGIMLLHQDQPGFWETAGYHDYGDPWREQRYWGD is encoded by the coding sequence ATGGGCATCGTCTCGCCCGGGTTCTCCGGCCGCCGCCGGGCCGCCGACCTGCCGCCGGGCCAGTACCTGACCGAGGACTTCCCCGTGTTGTCCGCCGGGCCGACCCCGCAGGTGCGGCTGGAGGACTGGAGCCTCACCGTCACCACGGAGACCGGGCAGGAGCACCGGTGGACGTGGGAGGAGTTCCGCGCGCTGCCGACCGAGCAGCCGACCGTGGACCTGCACTGCGTCACGCGCTGGTCCAAGCTTGGCACACGCTGGGAGGGCGTCTCGCTGGACACCCTGCTGGCGGACGTGGAGACCACCGCCGACTATGCGCTCGCCCATTCCTACGGCGGCTACACCACGAACATGCCGCTCGAGGACCTGCTCGACGGAAGGGCCTGGATCGCGTTCCGGTTCGACGGCGAGGCGCTCACGCCGGAACACGGAGGCCCGGCACGGCTGCTCGTCCCGCACCTGTACCTGTGGAAGAGCGCCAAGTGGGTCCGCGGCATCATGCTGCTCCACCAGGACCAGCCGGGTTTCTGGGAGACCGCCGGCTACCACGACTACGGAGACCCATGGCGCGAGCAGCGGTACTGGGGCGACTGA
- a CDS encoding ferredoxin reductase has protein sequence MARAAVLGRLTWRVGTVRAVRDETPTARTLVLDVPGWPGHEAGQHVDVRLTAADGYTAVRSYSLANAPDADRVELTVQQVPDGEVSPYLTQALAVGDPLEIRGPVGGWFVWRPGQPEPVQLVAGGSGIVPLMAMVRAHGTSGGRAPMRLLYSVRDPASALYRAELADRAASDGGPEVTYAYTRAAPPGWPRTPGRIDADLLAAATWPPEAGPSCYVCGPTGFVERVADLLVAAGHEPTRIRTERFGPSGGSP, from the coding sequence ATGGCGCGAGCAGCGGTACTGGGGCGACTGACCTGGCGGGTCGGGACGGTGCGCGCCGTGCGGGACGAGACCCCGACAGCGCGCACGCTGGTCCTCGACGTCCCCGGCTGGCCGGGGCACGAGGCCGGCCAGCACGTGGACGTCCGGCTCACCGCGGCGGACGGTTACACGGCCGTCCGGTCCTACTCCCTGGCGAACGCCCCGGACGCCGACCGGGTGGAGCTGACCGTGCAGCAGGTCCCGGACGGCGAGGTCTCCCCGTACCTCACGCAGGCGCTCGCGGTCGGCGACCCGCTGGAGATCCGCGGCCCGGTCGGCGGCTGGTTCGTCTGGCGGCCCGGCCAGCCCGAGCCGGTCCAGCTCGTGGCCGGCGGTTCGGGCATCGTTCCGCTGATGGCGATGGTCCGGGCGCATGGAACAAGCGGCGGCAGGGCGCCCATGCGGCTGCTCTACTCCGTCCGGGATCCCGCGTCGGCGCTGTACCGGGCGGAGCTGGCGGACCGCGCGGCGTCCGACGGCGGACCGGAGGTGACCTACGCGTACACCCGGGCTGCTCCCCCGGGCTGGCCGCGTACCCCAGGCCGGATCGACGCGGACCTGCTGGCCGCGGCGACATGGCCGCCCGAGGCCGGGCCCTCCTGCTATGTGTGCGGGCCGACCGGCTTCGTGGAACGGGTGGCGGACCTGCTCGTCGCGGCCGGGCACGAGCCCACCCGGATCAGGACCGAACGCTTCGGACCGAGCGGAGGATCCCCATGA
- a CDS encoding NAD(P)/FAD-dependent oxidoreductase: protein MAHVVIVGGGFAGVWSAAGAALARRRAGGDADLRVTLIAPNEHLVLRPRLYEPEPDLAKVELGRILEPIGARHLRASVSTIDTGRRVVVADGEEIGYDRLVLAAGSRLVPPQGLPGAERLFDIDTLDGARRLTDHLRDREEYSVVVVGAGFVGLEAATELAARGRVLLVDQAAVVGEPLGPGPRKEIEAALDELGVERRLQTTVTEVGDGYAVLSDGARVEADAVVWSVGMRASELTRQVSDELDHLGRVPVDRRLRALPEVFAAGDTAAAPFDAEHTVMQACQHATPMGKVAGYNAAADLLGVPLRDFTPAPYVTCLDLGGAGAIFTRGWDRRVMASGAEAKEVKKLINQYIHPPVDDAQQILAAADHVYTELPFFPLDEEKTAPAA from the coding sequence ATGGCGCACGTTGTGATCGTCGGAGGCGGTTTCGCGGGCGTGTGGAGCGCGGCGGGAGCGGCGCTGGCACGCCGGCGGGCGGGCGGGGACGCGGACCTGCGCGTCACGCTCATCGCGCCGAACGAGCACCTGGTGCTGCGGCCGCGCCTGTACGAGCCGGAGCCGGACCTGGCCAAGGTGGAGCTCGGCAGGATCCTGGAGCCGATCGGCGCCCGGCACCTGCGGGCCTCGGTGAGCACGATCGACACCGGCCGCCGCGTGGTGGTGGCAGACGGTGAGGAGATCGGCTATGACCGCCTGGTGCTGGCGGCGGGCAGCAGGCTCGTTCCCCCTCAGGGCCTGCCCGGCGCCGAACGGCTCTTCGACATCGACACCCTGGACGGGGCCCGGCGGCTCACCGACCATCTGCGCGACCGGGAGGAATACTCCGTCGTGGTCGTCGGCGCCGGGTTCGTCGGCCTGGAGGCCGCGACCGAACTGGCCGCCCGGGGCCGGGTACTGCTGGTGGATCAGGCCGCGGTGGTCGGAGAACCGCTCGGCCCGGGCCCGCGCAAGGAGATCGAGGCGGCGCTGGACGAGCTGGGCGTCGAACGCCGCCTCCAGACGACGGTGACGGAGGTCGGCGACGGATACGCCGTCCTGTCCGACGGCGCCAGGGTCGAGGCGGACGCGGTGGTCTGGTCCGTGGGGATGCGGGCCAGCGAGCTCACCCGGCAGGTCTCCGACGAGCTCGACCACCTCGGCCGGGTGCCGGTGGACCGGCGGCTGCGCGCCCTTCCCGAGGTGTTCGCCGCCGGGGACACCGCCGCGGCGCCGTTCGACGCCGAGCACACGGTCATGCAGGCCTGCCAGCACGCCACCCCGATGGGCAAGGTCGCCGGGTACAACGCGGCGGCCGACCTGCTCGGCGTGCCGCTGCGCGACTTCACCCCCGCCCCGTACGTCACCTGCCTGGACCTGGGCGGCGCCGGTGCGATCTTCACCCGGGGCTGGGACCGCAGGGTGATGGCCTCGGGCGCCGAGGCCAAGGAGGTCAAGAAGCTGATCAACCAGTACATCCACCCGCCGGTCGACGACGCCCAGCAGATCCTCGCCGCCGCCGACCACGTCTACACCGAGCTCCCCTTCTTCCCCCTCGACGAGGAGAAGACCGCCCCCGCCGCATGA